The genomic region GTGTTGGCAGGATTGATCTTGCTGAGGATCAAGGAAAAACGGGAGGTCCATGAGCTACGACGGTTGAATCTTCTGCCTGTTAAGACTTACACATCCAGTATGTAGGCTTTCATATCTTGGACAATATCGTATACACATTCTGTcttctttttgttcttttttgttGGACAAGAGACTGTTTCGAATAACATTATAATTACCGTTCTAGATGCATCAGAAATTTTCCGAGATACACCGCCTTGGATGTCCTTAGAGAATGCGCATCACTACATGAAACTTTGTATAGCTATTTATGGGTGGATATTCGCGATTTATCAACACTCGTGCGTTGGATGTTTTAATGTTATGAAGAACTTAACATATTGTGGTTGTTTGCGGTAAGAGATTATATTCATGACATTCATACTACTTACTACTAAAGCTATGGAATAACAAATCATGTGATACATATTGTTCGTACGTTAATGAATAATTAAGTAGGCATTGGAATGAAAATAAATTATTCTACGAAATGTTTACATATCCATGTGAACCTTGTACGCATAAAAACGCTGCGTAATTACAAAATTTCCTACAAATGATGGTAAAAAGTAAGATGGCTTTATTAAAATTGtgtgaaatatttaaaaaaataaattaagAAGAAAATAGATTTCCGTCATTTTGAAAAGTTGTAAATCGTGGCGTTTACTTTTTTTTCGTGGACTCCAACTAATTGCAGTTTATTGTGTTTTACAAAAATGTTCATTAGTTTAAGAAAAACAGAACGATATTTGAATGTTTATAATCTCTTTATTTAAATTGCAGTAGAAAATCTGTTCCAATTGAAGGTGACAATTGTTGCTATTGTTATTTAGCAGGTGTACAATCTTTGTCACCTGTATCCACGGATGACATCATATTTGCATCGTTTAAAGATCGTTTGTGCGAGGTTGGTAAACAACGAATCgttactttactatttattcAATGACAATAATTcggacgattgaaatgaaataaaaatttttcaGATACCGTTCTGCGTCTTGGTGGATCACAATACTAACAGTATTGTCATTGTTATACGAGGTTCTCTGTCCATACGCGATATATTCACCGATTTCGCCGCCGATTCTGGAGTTTTTGAAGGCGAAGGCATTCCACCAGGTACTCAGGTGAGCTTTAAAAAAATACAATTTGAGGAAGAGCCTCTATTTGATTTAAGAAACCGTGAAAATTGCCGGCAAATAAATGATTTTTGTTTTCAAACAAAATTATTTATTCACATAAAATGTTACAGGCACACATTAGTATGATAATAGGAGCTAGGGTAATTTTGAAACTCTTAAATGACAACAAGATTTTGGAGCGGGCGTTCAATACGTATCCTGCATACAATTTGGTGATAACAGGTAAACCTTTATACAGTAGCTATAATACAAATAACTTTATTTGTATTTATATTTTGTTAACTGTCGGTCAAACTTAATCTATTTCTCTAACGTAACAATTTTTAGCTAATCGTATGTAATATTTATTTGCGTAGGCCACAGCTTAGGCGCTGGCATAAGTATCCTTTTGGCATACTTGCTACGTCCTCGATACCCATTTCTGATCGTCTATGGATTCTGTACACCAGGTATAAATCGTGACAAACTCATTATCAATTTCTAACTGCATAATtgattttacaattatttattaCGAAACAATTTTAATCAGAAGAAATATCCTTTCTTTAGCGGGCCTTATCACACGGGAAGCTGCTCGTCTAGCGGAAGAGTTCGTTTTGACGATAGGAATTGGGGACGACTTAGTAATGCGATTGAGCGTCGATAGTATAGAGAACTTAAGGACAGCCCAATTTATGGCACTCCGTATGTGCCGATTACCTAAGGTATCATCGTTATCTCTTTTGTGAATATCTTCTTTTCTAACAAATTTATGCTTTATTAACACGATGCAACGGTTATAATTTGGAGCGTCATTCTTTAAAGTTTGCATAGACAATCAAACGAAATATTCAAACATTAAGTAGCATTGTGTAATACGATCGATGTTAATTTTTTCAGTACAGAATAGTGTTGAATGGATTTGGTTACATGTTATTTGGTATCCCTGAAAAGGATCTGAGTGAAACGTGGATTACTTGTAATACAATTCCGTGCCCACAAGTGACATTGCCTTTGCTTGATGAAAGAGAATCACAAGAGAGAAAGGTACACAAACGAtggttccattcaaaaattaaatCGATACTAAGAAAATACTTATATTACAGGACAGCGTGATATATGAGCGGGACTTTACGAAAAGAAGGTGTTCTAAAGCAAAATTGTACATTGGCGGTAGGATACTTCACATAACCAGATGCGAATCTGAGAAATCAGAAGGAAAAAGGTTTCCTTGATTTAACGTTTATATTAGCATATATTTACGTTCTATATGATGTTAAATATTTCTAAAAAATTCTTCCCTGTAACagaaagaaaaaagggaaaaaagagaaaaagttcCGGATGCGATGGGCACAAGCGGAAGAATTTTCAGAATTGGTGGTAATGCCAAGGATGTTCTTAGATCATTTACCAGAAACTATGGAAGAAACTCTTGGTATCCTACTGAAACAACAGCATGACGTACCATACTATATCGATCCTTGAATAGAAATCCAAAGAGAAAGACGATGTAAATAATAAATGATGGCTAGCATTATCTAAGTATTTTCATGTTATAAATGgtttattttttaattgtacGATCGAATAAGAATATTTTTATACTGTTATGATATTAGTAGTTTTCACACAAATTGTGAGGATATTGCTGCTGGTACAAAacttaaaattaaataaaaattatatttggCCGTTACCTATACATTCCTACCttattaaaatgtaatatttgtAATATACGAAGCGCAATAATTTTTATAAGTGTCATTATCCTATTTTCctaatatattttattaatccTGTATTTGCACGAATAACAATTGGAAATATTACACAGTCGATAAGCAAGGTAACGTACATATCTCAAGaacaaaaatatattatatgattGGTAACTTTCATTTCTTCGAATTAAATTATTACATTAATTGGATTAATTTTGGTCATTATTTAAATATCAGTCATCATAAGGTACGCCTACACATTTGATATTAtagctattatatattatttatttgatATTATCAAGGATTAAATTGAAGGAAGCTACATATCTAACAAATCATAAAAGACTTATCAGAAAATAAATGTGAAGATAATTCTATACAATTTATATTCCATatagttttaattaaaaattctctATCATTCTACTGTCTATACACTTATCTCTAAAAATGACTCTATTTATCAATTTAAATCAATCAAACCTATAGCAGCCATTAATTTCAACTAATTGCTACATAATTTGCTGTTATAGCAAGAAAATTGATTTTGTTAACTCGCGACTTTGAGGAGAGTGGGGGGTTGACGATAGTGGGAACGGGTGTATATAAGCAGTGAGAGGCTGTCAAAAGTCTTTTGGCCGTTTGGACGCCGTCGTGGAAGGTTGGGGTGAGGATGAAGTTGGTTGTTGCTGGTGGCTAGCTGTGGAGGAGCCAAGggtggtggacactggtggatgattatGGGCGATGATGGATGACAGTGGACGACGGTGGAgtagccaagggtagtggacactggtggatgattgtggacggtgTTGGAGtggccaagggtagtggacactgctggatgattgtggacggtgTTGGAGTGGCCAAGGATAGTGGACACTCGTGGATGATTGTAGACGATGTTCAAGTGGCCAAGGGTACTGAACACTTGTTGATGAATATGGGCGATGGTGGATGACAGTGGACGACGGTGGAGTaaccaagggtagtggacactggtggatgattgtggacggtgTTGAAGTGGCCAAGGATACTGAACACTTGTGGATGAATATGGACAGTGGTGGATGACAGTGGACGGTGGTGGAGTAGCCCAAGGTGGTGGACACTGGTAGATGATTGTGGACGGTGTTGGAGTGGCCAAGAGTACTGAACACTTGTGGATGCATATGGACGATGGTGGATGACAGTGGGCGGAGGTGGAGTAGCCCAAGGTGGTGGACACTGGTGAATGATTGTGGACAATGGTGGATGGCAGTGGACGATGGTGAAGTAGCCAAGGGTAGTgaacactggtggatgattatGGACAATTGTGGACAGCAATGGACGGTGATGACAATAACTTTTGCGTGCCGATTGGTGAGTGAACAAATTAAAGATTCAGCTATTCGGTGGTGGGGTTAATGATcattgggtccctgcgtagtcacctccacggggtgggcctgggcccttggtaacgttttcgagagaccggtctctcggaaacggtatcaagctaaggactacgtgcgtagatttaagtatagttgtaaactcgatactaaaagtacccgAATCGATTAAAAGATTACAATTTATAACTTCTGTCTTGTAGAAAGATTTcatagatttactttcatttatttatttcatttatttatttcattatccaactattatttcattaattttgcaatagattagaataatttaataactggtacttttagtatcgagtcttttgcagtataatttaaatctctcaagtccttttcaggactttgaaagtttaagttggattgcaaatagtttaagttaattttagtgaacatatctgtacatttatataatataattttataactaTGTAACCCgaatcccttctatcctgacCTCCCTAAATTATCTCAATTGATCTTAATTATGGTCGATGTTATTCAGTTCATTCGGGAATTATTCTCATTATTTTTTTCTAAACACCATTAGTTGGAATTAGAGTCGTTTAAAACCATCCTGCTTGATCTGTAGTAATTTCTATCTCCCTTTGGTGTTTGTTTTTGACGGAGGGTTGTTTGATGATTGGAAGTCCACTTAATATCTACTCTATTTTaatttctgcacttctaagttttaATATGGGTTGATCAATGATTTTATATTCATCGATTGTATTTTCTCCGAAGTTGTTCTCATCATTCGATGGTTCGAAATCCATTTCATTCCTTCTGCATTTTAATTTCTACATTCGACGCTGGATCACAGCTGGATCGCCATTGGATCGCCATTGGgtcgccgtgggatgcgtgcgtccttagatataagcacttagatttaagtaatttaattgtaactcaattgtaacaaaattgtaaagaaattcattctcttatccgaagtgagaaatagccatttcTATAATCGCGAGTAGTTAGTAccgataaacatgcgttacgtactcccttgagcattctatgTTTCTACTGCGTAAAATCGTTTCACGtagcttttcttttcttttctttccttttttattcgctcgagatttcgtcttccatcgtcacgcagcgaaatagtcgatactcaatcaaactgatgtggttttcggtgcccattgagatttcgcagcccttgtcgattggtacgcccgttgggtactcgacttgggtataggcttagtacattggacgcgctcacgcgggttcgttccgagtagctcctaccccgtgtcgctggggtcttcggacctgctgtaagacgacttggggcggtctgcgaagttcgttcttgtcgttgggcaatgcgtcctactgctaagtctcgctgaattcttgatggtacccgcattcaccattggggagagcgtggtatcagctgtttcgacgtaagacgtgacttaaacttgttcgcgattcgcgtcgggtatggttcgcctagtggatagtgctgaaccatcgggttagaatgctctcgcgagaatctaacgcaagtttatttggtacttgttcgttttgatcgcgtcgcgaattttatctcaattcttagTTGAAgttagtttcttttcttaactttaatttaacttaattttatTGGAATTTTTACTAAAAGTCATCATCTCaaatatcgtaccgtagaacacttTAATTTCCTAAAGTGTCAGTAGAGTCACTTTACAAATTTCACTTTGGATAAAAAAATGGCATTCCTCGTCATTCCTTTCGCAAAAGTCCATGCTACAATTTCTAAGATCTATAATAGATTTTAGAGAATGTAGTGTGGATTCCGATTATTTGAAATttagaagtagagtcagtcctcggtaccttctgtaccgagaacacctgaatgtaatggagggtggatgggactagggacatagggatgggtccctgcgtagtcacctccacggggtggacctgggcccttggtaacgttttcaagagattgcgctcttgaaaacgatatcaagctaaggactacgcacgtagatataagtttagttgtaaactcgatactaaaagtatcagaatcagttaaaagattacCATTTACAACTTCTGTCTTGTAGAAAGATTTCATAGATTTACtatcattatttcatttatttatttcattatccgactattatttcattatcttTATAGTAGATTAGAATGATTTAATCTCTGGTATTTCTAGTATCGAGTcctttgcagtacaatttaaatctctcaagtccttttcaggactttgaagctttaaattggattgcaaataatttaagttaattttaatgAATATATCTGTACATTGACATAATGTAATTTTATAAATGTAtaacctgaatcccttctatcctgacCTCCCTAAATTATCTCAATTGATCTTAATTATGGTCGATGTTATTCAGTTCATTCGGGAATTATTCTCATTATTTTTTTCTAAACACCATTAGTTGGAATTAGAGTCGTTTAAAACCATCCTGCTTGATCTGTAGTAATTTCTATCTCCCTTTGGTGTTTGTTTTTGACGGAGGGTTGTTTGATGATTGGAAGTCCACTTAATATCTACTCTATTTTaatttctgcacttctaagttttaATATGGGTTGATCAATGATTTTATATTCATCGATTGTATTTTCTCCGAAGTTGTTCTCATTATTCGATGGTTCGAAATCTATTTCATTCCTTCTGCATTTCAATTTCTACATTCGACGCTGGATCACAGCTGGATCGCCGTTGAATCGCCATTGGATCGCCATTGGGTCGCCATTGGgtcgccgtgggatgcgtgcgtccttagatataagcacttagatttaagtaatttaattgtaactcaattgtaacaaaattgtaaagaaatccattttcgtatccgaagtgagaaatagccatttcTATAATCGCGAGTAGTTAGTAccgataaacatgcgttacgtactcccttgagcattctaagtttctactgcgtgaaatcgcttcacgtagcttttcttttcttttcctttcttttcttttcttttctattcgatcgagatttcgtcttctacagtcacgcagcgaaatagtcgatactcaatcaaactgatgtggttttcggagcccattgagatttcgcagcccttgtcgattggtacgcccgttgggtactcgacttgggtataggcttagtacattggacgcgctcacgcgggttcgttccgagtagctcctaccccgtgtcgctggggtcttcggacctgctgtaagacgacttggggcggtctacggagttcgttcttgtcgttgggcaatgcgtcctaatgctaagtctcgctgaattcttgatggtacccgcattcaccattggggagagcgtggtatcaactgtttcgacgtaagacgtggcataacttgttcgcgattcgcgtcgggtatggttcgccCAGTGCCTAGTGCCGAACCATCggggtagaatgctctcgcgagaatctaacgcaggtttattggtacttgttcgttttgagcgcgtcgcgaattttatctcaattcttagTTGAAATTAGTTTCTTTTCTTAACTTCAATTTCACTTAATTTTGTTTTCATTTTTACTAAGTGTCATCGCCTTAAATATCGTATCGtagaacactttaatttttttaaagtgTAAGTAGAGTCattttagaaatttcactttgggtaTGAGAATGGCATTTCTTGTCATCCCCTTCCgttaagtccatactgcaatctctaatatctatgttagattt from Xylocopa sonorina isolate GNS202 chromosome 2, iyXylSono1_principal, whole genome shotgun sequence harbors:
- the LOC143433388 gene encoding diacylglycerol lipase-beta, giving the protein MPAIKLFGRKWLAASDDLVYPGLFEIFIRTVWLILIGIACSRYYQYTSTCQSGGELVRAYLLGVIAFLLTSKCLMLVIVKQSAKGTIMETKARKYVEPLLTVKILLLLPEIAWNILGSLWMFGPYVKCSYEHYTVAVVQTFVLFDWILIGLTIFGLALVFDPLGTLSIKPLESSIEHDKVLNVWIRRFRFFWWMRKDENADETFQHVAGVCCSLFRGTNWVPSDVLAGLILLRIKEKREVHELRRLNLLPVKTYTSNASEIFRDTPPWMSLENAHHYMKLCIAIYGWIFAIYQHSCVGCFNVMKNLTYCGCLRRKSVPIEGDNCCYCYLAGVQSLSPVSTDDIIFASFKDRLCEIPFCVLVDHNTNSIVIVIRGSLSIRDIFTDFAADSGVFEGEGIPPGTQAHISMIIGARVILKLLNDNKILERAFNTYPAYNLVITGHSLGAGISILLAYLLRPRYPFLIVYGFCTPAGLITREAARLAEEFVLTIGIGDDLVMRLSVDSIENLRTAQFMALRMCRLPKYRIVLNGFGYMLFGIPEKDLSETWITCNTIPCPQVTLPLLDERESQERKDSVIYERDFTKRRCSKAKLYIGGRILHITRCESEKSEGKRKKKGKKEKKFRMRWAQAEEFSELVVMPRMFLDHLPETMEETLGILLKQQHDVPYYIDP